The following coding sequences lie in one Niabella agricola genomic window:
- a CDS encoding DUF6702 family protein: MMPTIKYNLPSSYYIPLFVLMVRKNYKRKFILLLTVVILTGFSRPAWHPFHVSASEIEYNRKTQRLEISTKIFTDDFESVLTRIYKTPVDFSNKSRKLALDTLVTKYITTHLSIRSNGQLQRLKLFGWEVDHEAVYLYTMAEAVSFNPGDITVENTILYELFQDQMNIVHFIVNGTRKSSKLAYPERKLQFRF; encoded by the coding sequence ATGATGCCAACCATCAAATATAATTTACCATCTTCATATTATATACCTTTATTTGTATTAATGGTGCGTAAGAACTATAAAAGGAAATTTATATTATTACTGACGGTTGTCATACTAACCGGATTTTCGCGCCCGGCATGGCATCCGTTCCATGTGAGCGCCTCCGAAATCGAATACAACCGCAAAACACAGCGCCTGGAGATCAGCACCAAAATTTTTACAGACGATTTTGAATCAGTGCTTACCCGCATTTATAAAACCCCGGTAGACTTCAGCAATAAATCCCGGAAGCTGGCTTTAGATACGCTGGTTACGAAATATATTACCACACATTTAAGTATCCGCAGTAACGGACAGCTGCAGCGGCTGAAGCTTTTCGGCTGGGAGGTCGATCATGAGGCCGTATATCTCTATACCATGGCAGAAGCAGTATCTTTTAACCCCGGGGATATTACGGTAGAAAATACCATCCTTTATGAGCTTTTCCAGGACCAGATGAATATTGTACATTTCATTGTGAACGGCACCCGCAAAAGCAGCAAACTCGCCTACCCGGAGCGGAAGCTGCAATTTCGTTTTTAG
- a CDS encoding HupE/UreJ family protein, whose amino-acid sequence MNSFWFYFEEGWRHIISPDALDHQLFILALAVIYTFREWKQVLILVTAFTIGHSLTLALSVFDLVRIASSWVEFLIPLTIVCTALWNVLRRGQFRQIRTNYFLALFFGLIHGLGFANTIRMMLASDESVGTGLLGFNLGLEAGQVIVVLAILLVTRLMVGGIKIPQRIYIFVVSAVVFVLSLKMALERIPSLS is encoded by the coding sequence ATGAACAGCTTTTGGTTTTATTTTGAGGAAGGATGGCGGCATATTATCAGTCCGGATGCACTGGACCACCAGTTGTTTATCCTGGCCCTGGCAGTGATCTATACATTCCGGGAATGGAAACAGGTGCTGATCCTGGTAACTGCTTTCACCATCGGGCATTCTTTAACCCTGGCGCTTAGTGTGTTCGATCTGGTACGGATCGCTTCCTCCTGGGTAGAATTCCTGATCCCGCTCACCATTGTTTGCACAGCGCTGTGGAATGTGCTGCGCCGGGGTCAGTTCCGGCAAATCCGGACGAATTATTTCCTCGCCCTGTTTTTCGGGCTGATCCATGGCCTGGGCTTTGCCAATACCATCCGGATGATGCTGGCCAGTGATGAATCCGTAGGAACCGGCCTCCTGGGTTTTAACCTGGGGCTGGAGGCGGGGCAGGTGATCGTAGTGCTGGCAATCCTGCTGGTAACAAGGCTAATGGTGGGCGGTATAAAAATTCCCCAAAGAATCTATATTTTCGTGGTATCTGCTGTAGTGTTTGTGCTTTCGTTAAAAATGGCGCTGGAGCGGATTCCTTCATTATCATAA